The following coding sequences lie in one Pseudalkalibacillus hwajinpoensis genomic window:
- a CDS encoding manganese catalase family protein, which produces MFKRINKQLIELPIPDHGDANAAAAVQDLLGGRFGELSTLNNYMFQSFSFREKKKLKPFYDLVASITAEEFGHVELVTTSINLLTTGSSFQAPPDLTPLQNGKDVRNTAQFVATAQTALAADGMGNSWRGDYVFSSGNLVLDLLHNFFLEVGARTHKMRVYEMTDHPTAREMIGYLLVRGGTHVLAYAKAIEIATGTDLTKMLPIPSLDNSKFDYARKFEEQGLNNVLYTWSDSDYLGIKQIWKGTNPENGEKLMVIEGAPEGAQIPNLDDLPEEFAPGITKDHYEQIAKRLMRNL; this is translated from the coding sequence ATGTTTAAGCGAATCAATAAGCAGTTAATTGAGCTTCCGATACCAGATCATGGGGATGCAAACGCAGCTGCTGCCGTACAGGATTTACTTGGAGGACGCTTTGGAGAATTGTCTACACTAAATAACTACATGTTCCAGTCGTTTAGCTTTCGTGAGAAAAAAAAGTTGAAGCCTTTTTATGACCTTGTTGCCAGTATTACTGCAGAAGAATTTGGACATGTGGAATTAGTCACAACCTCGATCAACTTGTTGACCACAGGAAGTTCTTTTCAAGCGCCACCTGATTTAACTCCATTACAAAATGGTAAAGACGTGCGAAATACAGCTCAGTTTGTCGCTACAGCGCAAACAGCTCTTGCTGCAGATGGAATGGGCAACTCCTGGCGCGGAGATTACGTTTTCAGTAGCGGCAATCTAGTGCTTGACCTACTCCATAATTTTTTTCTGGAGGTTGGTGCAAGAACGCATAAGATGCGCGTCTATGAAATGACCGATCATCCTACAGCCCGAGAAATGATTGGCTACTTACTCGTACGTGGTGGAACTCATGTACTTGCATACGCAAAAGCGATTGAGATTGCGACAGGTACAGACTTAACAAAAATGCTTCCGATTCCGAGCCTTGATAACTCCAAATTTGACTATGCTCGAAAATTTGAAGAACAAGGATTGAACAACGTTCTTTATACTTGGAGTGATAGCGATTACTTAGGTATTAAACAAATATGGAAGGGGACTAACCCGGAAAATGGTGAAAAACTAATGGTGATTGAGGGGGCACCAGAAGGGGCTCAAATTCCTAATCTAGATGATCTTCCAGAAGAATTTGCTCCAGGGATTACTAAGGATCATTATGAACAGATCGCAAAACGTTTAATGCGAAATTTATAG
- a CDS encoding YuzF family protein, which yields MSQQPQLISSVDPYVYQTLISIEGRLITVQTTNGSLQGMLESVMPDHIVLQVNETPFFVRIQQIVWVFPN from the coding sequence TTGAGTCAACAACCCCAATTAATCAGTTCTGTAGATCCCTACGTCTATCAAACACTGATATCAATTGAAGGGAGATTGATTACAGTCCAAACAACAAATGGCTCACTCCAAGGAATGCTCGAATCCGTGATGCCAGATCATATTGTTTTACAAGTGAACGAAACCCCTTTTTTTGTTCGCATTCAACAAATTGTCTGGGTATTTCCTAATTAA
- a CDS encoding ABC-F family ATP-binding cassette domain-containing protein, producing the protein MSILTVKNLTHGFGDRAIFDDVSFRLLKGEHIGLVGANGEGKSTFMNIITGKLEPDEGTVEWSKNVRVGYLDQHTVLERGMTIRDALKGAFQYLFDYEAEMNELFAKMGEASPEELEKLLEETGTMQDMLANNDFYVIDAKVEEIARGLGLDEIGLEKDVQDLSGGQRTKVLLAKLLLEKPDILLLDEPTNYLDEQHIVWLRRYLQEYENAFILISHDIPFLNSVINLIYHMENQELTRYVGDYDNFLSVYEVKKQQVEAAFKKQQQEISQLKDFVARNKARVATRNMAMSRQKKLDKMDVIEIAKEKPKPEFHFKQARASGKLIFETKDLVIGYDEPLSRPLNLSMERGQKISLMGANGIGKTTLLRSILGEIKPIEGSVELGDYLYTGYFEQEIKTRTSNTCIEEMWREFPHYSQAQIRAALSKCGLTTKHIESRVDVLSGGEKAKLRLCKLMNTESNLLVFDEPTNHLDVEAKAELKRALNEYKGSIILISHEPEFYQDIATDVWNCEDWTTKLI; encoded by the coding sequence ATGAGTATATTAACCGTGAAAAACCTAACACACGGATTCGGTGACCGTGCTATTTTTGATGATGTATCATTTCGTCTTCTAAAAGGCGAACATATTGGACTTGTTGGTGCTAACGGCGAAGGTAAATCGACATTTATGAATATTATTACTGGAAAGTTAGAACCAGATGAAGGAACAGTTGAATGGTCTAAAAATGTAAGAGTCGGCTATCTCGATCAGCACACTGTTCTTGAACGAGGCATGACGATTCGTGACGCCCTTAAAGGCGCTTTTCAGTATTTGTTTGATTACGAAGCAGAAATGAACGAGCTATTTGCGAAAATGGGGGAAGCTTCTCCAGAAGAGCTAGAAAAATTGTTAGAAGAAACAGGAACAATGCAAGATATGCTCGCTAACAATGATTTCTACGTAATTGATGCAAAGGTAGAAGAAATTGCACGTGGGCTTGGACTAGATGAAATCGGACTTGAAAAAGATGTACAAGATTTAAGTGGTGGCCAAAGAACAAAGGTCCTTCTTGCTAAACTTCTTCTCGAGAAGCCTGATATTCTCCTTCTCGATGAACCGACAAACTATCTTGATGAGCAGCACATCGTATGGCTCAGGCGTTACTTACAAGAATATGAGAACGCGTTTATACTCATTTCTCACGATATTCCTTTCTTAAATAGCGTGATCAACTTGATTTATCACATGGAAAATCAAGAGCTAACAAGATACGTAGGTGACTATGATAACTTCTTATCTGTATACGAAGTGAAAAAACAACAGGTTGAAGCAGCGTTTAAAAAGCAACAGCAGGAGATCTCTCAATTGAAGGATTTTGTTGCGAGAAACAAAGCAAGAGTTGCAACGCGTAACATGGCGATGTCGAGACAAAAGAAGCTTGATAAGATGGATGTAATTGAGATCGCCAAAGAAAAGCCAAAACCAGAGTTTCATTTTAAGCAAGCTCGGGCTTCTGGCAAGCTCATCTTTGAAACAAAAGATCTTGTTATTGGTTACGATGAACCACTATCCCGTCCATTAAATCTTTCAATGGAAAGAGGGCAAAAAATATCCCTTATGGGTGCAAATGGGATTGGTAAAACGACACTTCTTCGCAGTATACTTGGCGAAATTAAGCCGATTGAAGGTTCAGTTGAGCTTGGTGATTACCTTTATACTGGTTATTTTGAACAAGAAATTAAGACAAGAACATCTAACACTTGTATTGAAGAGATGTGGAGAGAGTTTCCCCACTACAGCCAGGCTCAAATTCGAGCTGCCTTATCCAAGTGCGGCCTAACAACGAAGCATATTGAGAGCAGGGTCGACGTTCTTAGCGGCGGCGAGAAAGCGAAACTTAGACTTTGTAAATTGATGAACACAGAATCCAACTTGCTCGTATTTGATGAGCCAACAAACCACCTTGATGTAGAAGCGAAAGCTGAATTGAAACGTGCTTTAAATGAATACAAGGGTAGCATCATTCTGATCTCCCATGAACCTGAATTCTATCAAGACATTGCAACAGATGTATGGAACTGTGAAGATTGGACAACGAAATTAATTTAA
- a CDS encoding endonuclease — MYFTITPSFADGSGTSSSPFSVNQGIANQGSTGSVEGYIVGKPVSTSSVTTSDFSDDYAIAIADQVNETNVNEMLFVQVPSTFRSDFGLQSNPSLLGEAVVVSGSLTDYFAHTGVKSVSDMELSDGGGSGDPNDPGDGEPSPYDDTYYSSAVGKTGSALKSELHLIIDDHNELTYSEVWDALRVTDEDPANPNNVLLLYSGRSQSKYENGGNVDDWNREHVWAKSHGDFGTSMGPGTDIHHLRPTDVTVNSSRGNLDFDNGGSPQSEAPGNYYDSDSWEPRDSVKGDVARMIFYMAVRYEGDSGEVDLEVNNLVNNGSSPYIGKVSVLKAWNEMDPVDSFEENRNNVIYDQYQHNRNPFIDHPEWVEAIW, encoded by the coding sequence ATGTATTTCACGATTACACCATCTTTTGCTGATGGATCTGGAACTTCATCATCACCTTTTTCAGTTAATCAGGGAATAGCAAATCAAGGTAGTACAGGGTCAGTTGAAGGATATATTGTTGGAAAGCCAGTCTCAACTTCCTCCGTAACTACGTCTGACTTCTCGGATGACTATGCGATCGCGATTGCCGATCAAGTGAATGAAACAAATGTAAATGAAATGCTTTTCGTCCAGGTTCCATCAACTTTCAGAAGTGATTTTGGATTGCAAAGTAATCCTAGTTTACTAGGTGAAGCTGTTGTGGTCAGTGGAAGCCTAACAGATTATTTCGCTCATACAGGAGTGAAGAGTGTTTCCGATATGGAATTAAGTGATGGTGGAGGAAGTGGGGATCCTAACGACCCAGGTGATGGAGAACCATCCCCTTACGATGATACATACTATAGCTCGGCTGTTGGTAAAACCGGTAGTGCCTTAAAATCTGAGCTGCATCTTATCATCGATGATCACAATGAGCTAACTTACAGTGAAGTTTGGGATGCCCTACGCGTGACGGATGAAGACCCAGCGAACCCGAACAATGTACTTCTCCTTTATAGTGGCAGATCTCAAAGCAAATATGAGAATGGTGGTAACGTTGACGACTGGAATCGTGAACACGTTTGGGCGAAGTCTCACGGGGATTTTGGGACATCTATGGGGCCAGGAACAGATATTCATCATTTACGCCCAACTGATGTAACAGTCAATAGTTCACGTGGTAATCTTGATTTTGATAACGGTGGATCCCCTCAATCAGAAGCACCCGGTAACTATTATGATAGTGATTCTTGGGAGCCTCGTGACAGTGTGAAAGGTGATGTAGCACGAATGATTTTCTACATGGCTGTTCGTTACGAAGGGGACAGTGGTGAAGTGGACCTTGAAGTAAATAATCTTGTAAACAATGGTTCATCACCATATATTGGAAAAGTTTCTGTGTTAAAAGCATGGAATGAAATGGATCCCGTGGATTCCTTTGAAGAAAATCGAAACAATGTTATTTATGATCAGTATCAACATAATCGCAACCCGTTTATTGATCATCCAGAATGGGTGGAAGCGATCTGGTAG